From a region of the Nitrospira sp. genome:
- a CDS encoding UDP-N-acetylmuramate--L-alanine ligase, which translates to MTLFRKTQQIHLVGIGGAGMSGIAEVLLTMGYKVTGSDLHVSETTRRLEELGGKVFIGHQESNVGEAQVVVISSAVAASNPEVVAAKAKQIPVIPRAEMLAELMRLKFGVAIAGAHGKTTTTSMVANVLAQGGLDPTMVIGGKVNALGSHARLGRGDLLVAEADESDGSFLRLSPTIVAVTNLDREHLDHYGSMERINESFLEFINKIPFYGLAVLCADDDHLRGLFPRIVKRYHTYGLFDRDGVAPDFKATDVSLKQWGAEFRAYFRGKNLGPFRLTVPGIHNVSNALVAIAIGMELEVPVDLIRKGLAAFTGVERRFHLRGETGGIMVVDDYGHHPTEVKATLAAAKQGWNRRLVVLFQPHRYSRTRDCIGEFAHAFDHADALFLTDIYPAGEQPIPGVSGAALAETIKSAGHPSVTFIERKETLPDQVLPYLRPGDLVLTLGAGDIWKAGTGILSRLEST; encoded by the coding sequence ATGACGCTTTTTCGTAAGACACAGCAGATTCATCTCGTCGGAATCGGGGGGGCCGGTATGAGCGGGATCGCGGAAGTCCTCCTGACGATGGGGTACAAAGTGACCGGCTCGGATCTGCACGTCTCTGAGACGACAAGGCGACTGGAAGAGCTCGGCGGAAAAGTTTTCATCGGTCATCAAGAATCGAACGTGGGGGAAGCGCAAGTCGTCGTCATTTCGTCCGCCGTGGCAGCGAGTAATCCCGAGGTGGTGGCCGCGAAGGCCAAGCAGATTCCAGTGATTCCACGGGCAGAGATGCTGGCGGAACTGATGCGCCTGAAGTTCGGAGTGGCCATCGCCGGCGCCCATGGTAAGACGACGACGACCTCGATGGTCGCGAACGTATTGGCGCAGGGCGGCCTCGACCCCACAATGGTGATCGGCGGCAAGGTCAACGCGTTGGGCAGCCATGCGCGGCTTGGACGAGGCGACTTGCTTGTGGCGGAAGCGGATGAAAGCGATGGATCGTTTCTTCGGCTGTCTCCGACGATCGTCGCCGTGACAAATCTGGACCGTGAGCACCTTGATCACTATGGCTCGATGGAGCGAATCAACGAGAGTTTCTTGGAGTTCATCAACAAGATCCCCTTTTATGGATTGGCGGTGTTGTGTGCCGATGACGATCATCTCCGCGGGCTGTTTCCCCGCATCGTGAAGCGCTATCACACCTACGGACTGTTCGATCGGGACGGGGTGGCGCCGGATTTCAAGGCAACGGACGTCAGCCTTAAGCAATGGGGCGCCGAGTTTCGTGCGTACTTCCGAGGGAAAAACCTCGGCCCTTTCCGGTTGACCGTCCCCGGCATTCATAACGTGTCGAATGCCCTTGTCGCAATCGCTATCGGCATGGAACTAGAGGTTCCGGTCGATCTGATCCGCAAAGGGCTGGCGGCCTTCACCGGCGTCGAACGGCGCTTTCATCTGCGCGGCGAAACCGGTGGGATCATGGTGGTCGACGATTATGGTCATCACCCCACGGAGGTGAAGGCGACCCTCGCCGCCGCCAAGCAGGGCTGGAACCGCCGATTGGTCGTTCTGTTCCAACCACATCGATACAGCCGGACACGGGATTGTATCGGAGAGTTCGCTCATGCCTTTGATCACGCCGATGCCTTGTTCTTGACCGACATTTATCCGGCGGGTGAACAACCGATTCCGGGAGTGTCCGGCGCGGCCCTTGCTGAAACGATCAAATCAGCGGGCCATCCATCGGTGACCTTTATCGAGCGGAAAGAAACGCTGCCGGATCAGGTGTTGCCTTACCTGAGGCCTGGTGATCTCGTCTTGACGTTGGGGGCGGGTGATATTTGGAAAGCGGGAACCGGAATTCTCTCCCGCCTTGAGTCCACGTGA
- the murB gene encoding UDP-N-acetylmuramate dehydrogenase: MSQSLQHESKARPRYAEHRLRSAVVGLRGTVRFNAPLKDYTSFRIGGPADVLVLPADVEDVVRLARQANEQKLPIFVLGGTNLLVRDKGIRGVVVGLEKLRAITEEPGSVLYAEGGVGMPTLIGYAIRRSLAGLEWAAGIPGSVAGCVVMNAGTRLGEMKDSVKAVRIISPNGTRIDCEARTIEFGYRRATLPPGIVVGVWLQLTPGVRADIEKVVKDYLRYRRDTQPLTLPSAGCVFKNPTNDSAGRVVEAAGLKGASVGDACVSTKHANFIVNQGHASAGDVLSLIRKVRAQVARKTGVKLELELKLVGQA; encoded by the coding sequence ATGTCCCAAAGTCTGCAACATGAGTCAAAGGCGCGACCGAGATATGCCGAACACAGATTACGGTCGGCGGTGGTCGGCCTGCGAGGGACGGTTCGCTTCAATGCACCCCTTAAGGACTACACATCGTTCCGCATCGGCGGCCCGGCCGACGTCTTGGTTCTGCCGGCCGACGTGGAGGATGTCGTCCGGCTTGCCAGGCAGGCGAATGAACAGAAGCTTCCGATCTTTGTGTTGGGCGGCACCAACCTCCTCGTTCGCGACAAAGGGATTCGAGGTGTGGTGGTCGGTTTGGAAAAGTTACGCGCCATCACAGAAGAACCAGGGTCTGTGTTGTACGCCGAGGGAGGTGTCGGAATGCCGACACTCATCGGTTATGCCATCCGCCGGTCTTTGGCGGGATTGGAGTGGGCTGCCGGTATACCGGGAAGTGTGGCGGGCTGTGTGGTCATGAATGCGGGAACGAGGCTTGGCGAAATGAAGGACTCGGTGAAAGCAGTCCGGATCATATCGCCGAACGGCACGCGCATCGATTGTGAGGCCAGAACGATCGAATTTGGGTATCGCCGGGCGACATTACCACCGGGCATCGTAGTCGGAGTCTGGCTTCAGCTGACGCCGGGGGTGCGGGCGGACATTGAAAAGGTGGTGAAGGATTATCTGCGCTATCGCCGCGATACCCAGCCGCTCACGCTGCCGAGCGCCGGCTGTGTATTCAAGAATCCGACGAACGATTCAGCGGGGCGAGTCGTCGAAGCGGCAGGGCTTAAGGGAGCGTCGGTCGGCGATGCATGTGTCTCGACGAAGCATGCCAACTTCATCGTGAACCAAGGCCACGCCAGCGCCGGTGATGTGCTGTCGCTCATCAGGAAGGTGCGCGCTCAAGTCGCTCGCAAGACCGGGGTCAAGTTGGAATTGGAGTTGAAACTGGTAGGGCAAGCTTAA
- the ftsA gene encoding cell division protein FtsA translates to MIAVPKRDQILVGLDIGTTKICAIVAEMTDGGGLNIIGVGSSPSRGLRKGVVVDIESTVESIKKAVEEAELMAAVQINSVYTGIAGSHISAENCKGVVALKRAEVTREDIHRAIESARTLAVIPHERRILHVLPREFMVDGQEGVREPLGLSGNRLEVNVHVITGAVTSAQNIVKSVNRAGLDVVDIILQPLASSEAVLSQEERDLGVAMVDLGGGTTDLAIFLDGSIRHSAVLPIGGQNLTKDLAIGLLTSQTEAEKIKTQHGVARTELVTGHQIVEVPSVGDRPARTFSRRDIAEILEPRVDEMFDLVRREIARAGYEGMLGAGVVITGGTSLLDGMPDAAEKVLNLPARRGVPSGVGGLRDIVGHPSHSTGVGLLWHARRHVDELETAGLRNGGTWARMFGWTKRVLEVF, encoded by the coding sequence GTGATTGCGGTGCCAAAACGGGATCAAATTCTGGTCGGGCTCGACATCGGAACCACGAAGATCTGCGCGATCGTGGCGGAGATGACCGATGGCGGAGGTCTCAACATTATCGGTGTCGGATCGAGCCCTTCGCGCGGCTTGCGTAAAGGAGTGGTCGTCGATATCGAAAGCACCGTCGAATCCATCAAGAAGGCCGTCGAAGAAGCGGAACTGATGGCGGCGGTCCAGATCAATTCAGTCTATACCGGTATCGCAGGCAGCCATATTTCCGCTGAAAACTGTAAGGGCGTCGTAGCGCTCAAGCGGGCCGAGGTGACCCGCGAAGATATCCATCGAGCCATCGAAAGCGCACGCACGCTCGCCGTGATCCCCCATGAGCGGAGGATTCTGCACGTCCTGCCGCGGGAATTCATGGTGGACGGACAAGAAGGAGTACGTGAACCATTGGGTCTGTCGGGTAATCGGTTGGAAGTCAACGTCCACGTCATCACCGGTGCCGTCACTTCCGCCCAGAACATCGTAAAGAGCGTGAACCGGGCGGGACTCGACGTGGTGGACATCATTCTGCAGCCGCTGGCCTCGAGTGAAGCTGTATTGAGTCAGGAAGAACGCGATTTGGGCGTGGCCATGGTGGATTTGGGAGGAGGGACAACAGACCTTGCTATTTTCCTGGACGGCAGTATCCGTCACTCGGCGGTGCTCCCCATCGGCGGTCAAAATTTGACGAAGGACTTGGCCATCGGCCTGCTCACGTCACAAACCGAAGCTGAGAAGATCAAGACTCAACATGGTGTGGCGCGGACCGAGTTGGTGACCGGACATCAGATCGTCGAAGTGCCCTCGGTTGGGGATCGGCCTGCTCGAACATTTTCCCGGCGGGATATCGCCGAGATCTTGGAGCCGCGAGTTGACGAGATGTTTGACCTCGTCCGTAGAGAGATTGCCCGCGCCGGCTATGAAGGGATGTTGGGCGCCGGTGTGGTGATTACCGGCGGCACGTCACTTTTGGACGGCATGCCCGATGCCGCCGAGAAAGTATTGAACCTGCCGGCGCGCCGAGGGGTACCTTCCGGTGTCGGAGGGCTCAGAGATATCGTCGGCCATCCCAGTCACTCGACGGGGGTTGGTCTCTTGTGGCATGCCCGGCGACATGTCGATGAATTGGAGACGGCCGGGCTTCGTAACGGAGGAACCTGGGCCAGAATGTTCGGGTGGACGAAGCGGGTGTTGGAGGTCTTTTAA
- the murG gene encoding undecaprenyldiphospho-muramoylpentapeptide beta-N-acetylglucosaminyltransferase — MTIVIAAGGTGGHLYPAVALAREFLHRDSSTKILFVGTARGIETRVLAHEGFELALITAKPVMGKGLLDIIRGVLSVPIGIWQSCEILRSRQANLVIGVGGYTSPSMLAAAVLKRVPRVILEPNAYPGLANKVVAPFAQRIFLAFESAGTSFDSQKVRVVGTPIRQEFLAQSDLRDQATEQASRHLLIFGGSQGARAINTAVMEGLTQLKNRFPGLSITHQTGEGDCERVSEAYRIQGVQATVVPFLYDMPAVLRTADLVVARAGAMTIAELTACGKAAILIPLPTAIYDHQMKNARAMEAAGGAIVLPQAELTGMKLSETIGAVLSDPQQLERMQRKSLEMRRIDAGKVIVSECYALMGVTHDINRSIGAAGG, encoded by the coding sequence ATGACGATCGTAATCGCCGCAGGGGGGACCGGCGGGCATCTCTATCCAGCCGTCGCGCTGGCGCGGGAGTTTTTACATCGGGATTCTTCCACAAAGATTCTCTTTGTCGGAACCGCGCGGGGAATTGAGACTCGGGTGCTCGCTCATGAGGGATTTGAATTGGCGCTGATCACGGCCAAGCCGGTGATGGGGAAGGGATTGCTGGATATCATTCGCGGTGTGTTGTCCGTCCCCATCGGGATCTGGCAGTCGTGTGAAATTCTGAGAAGTCGGCAGGCGAATCTCGTGATCGGTGTGGGAGGCTATACGAGTCCAAGCATGTTGGCAGCCGCTGTCTTGAAAAGGGTTCCTCGGGTGATTCTGGAGCCAAATGCGTATCCCGGCTTGGCCAACAAAGTCGTGGCTCCGTTTGCACAGCGGATCTTTTTGGCGTTTGAATCGGCCGGGACCTCCTTTGATTCTCAAAAAGTGCGTGTGGTTGGGACGCCGATCCGACAAGAGTTCCTGGCGCAATCAGACCTCCGTGATCAAGCAACCGAGCAGGCTAGCCGGCACTTGCTGATTTTCGGAGGAAGCCAAGGTGCGAGGGCCATCAATACCGCGGTGATGGAGGGCTTGACTCAATTGAAGAACCGTTTCCCCGGCCTCTCTATCACGCATCAAACCGGGGAAGGAGATTGTGAACGAGTCAGCGAGGCTTACCGAATCCAGGGGGTACAAGCCACGGTGGTCCCATTTCTTTATGACATGCCCGCTGTTCTGCGCACCGCCGATTTGGTGGTGGCTCGTGCGGGTGCGATGACCATCGCCGAACTGACCGCCTGTGGCAAGGCCGCGATTCTGATTCCGTTACCCACGGCGATTTATGATCACCAGATGAAGAATGCTCGGGCGATGGAAGCGGCTGGGGGAGCCATTGTGCTTCCTCAGGCGGAGCTGACCGGGATGAAATTGAGCGAGACGATCGGAGCCGTCCTATCGGACCCGCAACAGTTGGAGAGGATGCAACGCAAAAGTTTGGAGATGCGACGAATCGATGCCGGCAAAGTGATCGTCAGTGAATGTTACGCGCTGATGGGAGTGACACATGACATCAACCGATCTATTGGAGCGGCCGGAGGCTAG
- a CDS encoding FtsQ-type POTRA domain-containing protein, with amino-acid sequence MMRFFLKKRRTGDAVPRKNQWKDPQGEKAVKEAGRANAARRKALVRWAGVATAIALGTWLIVMGVKHTGPAFQHLLEITTITVEGAHHIDKQKVLDLAKVKPGTPLHLIVTTAIKEQVESHPWVKTAEVTRVPLHELRISVVERKPAAIVRAESQNFLSDDEGHVLSRLGQTDDDALPLVTGIDLQGLLQGTQAVRHAIVSGVELARVVGRTLDGRLQVHAGNPSNLVALVQGVRFQFGQEAIGEQWERFQRVKPTLKTLNFDGHGHGAHEVDLRYENRIIVREGG; translated from the coding sequence GTGATGCGATTCTTCTTGAAGAAACGGCGGACGGGGGATGCAGTTCCCCGAAAGAATCAGTGGAAGGATCCGCAAGGGGAGAAAGCCGTGAAGGAAGCCGGACGAGCGAACGCCGCCAGACGGAAGGCCCTCGTTCGTTGGGCCGGCGTGGCGACCGCGATAGCGCTCGGGACATGGCTCATCGTGATGGGCGTCAAACACACCGGACCGGCGTTCCAACATCTGTTGGAGATCACGACGATCACAGTCGAGGGAGCGCACCATATCGATAAACAGAAAGTGCTCGATCTTGCAAAGGTAAAACCTGGGACGCCGCTCCACCTGATCGTCACGACGGCCATCAAGGAACAGGTCGAATCTCATCCGTGGGTCAAAACGGCTGAAGTGACCCGTGTTCCCCTTCATGAGTTGCGGATCTCGGTAGTCGAACGAAAGCCTGCGGCGATCGTACGTGCCGAGTCACAGAACTTTCTGAGCGATGACGAGGGGCATGTGCTTTCCCGGCTCGGTCAGACCGACGATGACGCGTTGCCTCTCGTCACGGGAATCGATCTGCAAGGGCTGCTGCAAGGAACGCAGGCGGTACGACATGCCATTGTGTCCGGCGTCGAGCTCGCCAGAGTGGTCGGGAGAACCCTCGATGGCCGGCTACAAGTACACGCGGGAAACCCGTCGAATCTAGTGGCCCTTGTCCAGGGAGTCCGATTCCAATTTGGGCAGGAAGCGATCGGGGAGCAGTGGGAGCGGTTCCAACGCGTCAAACCGACGCTGAAAACGCTGAACTTTGATGGACATGGGCACGGAGCACACGAAGTGGATCTGCGGTACGAGAACCGGATCATCGTACGCGAAGGGGGGTGA
- a CDS encoding YggS family pyridoxal phosphate-dependent enzyme, with product MEPLIQETTTRVQTVLTKIRSAEEKAGRLGGSVRLVAATKTVMVDHIAEGVRAGLSILGENRVQEARSKISTFSQASVQWHFIGHLQRRKVRSVIGVFDLIHSVDSLDLAHEIDRRAGEADRRQNVLLEVNIGDEPTKTGFRADDVMRSLSSMAELPHICIKGLMTIPPPTADSDSARPYFRKLRELARQIMALQVSSVSMDQLSMGMSNDYEAAIEEGATLVRVGTALFGARHA from the coding sequence ATGGAACCGCTCATCCAAGAGACGACCACGCGTGTTCAAACGGTGCTGACGAAAATTCGGTCAGCCGAAGAAAAGGCCGGACGCCTCGGCGGCAGCGTTCGACTCGTGGCTGCGACAAAAACCGTGATGGTCGACCACATTGCGGAAGGGGTGCGCGCCGGTTTGTCCATCTTGGGCGAAAATCGTGTGCAGGAAGCGCGTTCTAAGATATCCACGTTTTCTCAGGCGTCCGTGCAATGGCATTTTATCGGGCACCTCCAGCGGAGGAAGGTACGGTCAGTGATCGGTGTATTCGACTTGATTCATTCGGTGGACAGCCTGGACCTGGCGCATGAAATCGACCGTCGTGCGGGAGAAGCCGACCGCCGACAGAATGTTTTGCTGGAAGTGAATATCGGAGACGAGCCGACGAAGACAGGATTTCGTGCGGACGACGTGATGCGATCGCTATCGAGCATGGCGGAACTTCCCCATATCTGTATCAAAGGTCTCATGACGATCCCACCACCAACTGCTGATTCGGACTCGGCTCGACCGTATTTCAGGAAACTCAGGGAATTGGCTCGCCAGATCATGGCATTGCAGGTATCCTCCGTGAGCATGGATCAACTGTCGATGGGCATGTCGAACGACTATGAAGCAGCCATCGAGGAGGGGGCGACACTGGTCCGTGTCGGCACCGCCCTGTTTGGAGCGCGCCATGCCTAG
- the proC gene encoding pyrroline-5-carboxylate reductase — protein sequence MVPARHLGFIGGGRMAEALISGVLSAKLYKSEQIQVADPDATRLDHLKKQYGVQVGVSNHDIVVSSDVVVLAVKPQVMAEALKGVGAVSAKRLVISVAAGVRISRIMEACGRHTRVVRAMPNTPAMVGEGMTALAIGPGVGEGGIACARQIFESVGRVVSVEERLMDAVTGLSGSGPAYVFLAIEAMADGGVKMGLPRETAGLLAAQTVLGAARLVLETGQHPARLKDQVASPGGTTIAGLHRLEQGGLRAVLIDAVEAATKRSQELGS from the coding sequence ATGGTTCCCGCAAGACATCTTGGCTTTATCGGCGGCGGTCGAATGGCGGAGGCGCTGATTAGTGGGGTTCTCTCGGCCAAGTTATACAAGTCTGAACAGATCCAGGTGGCTGATCCGGATGCAACCCGGCTGGATCACCTCAAGAAGCAATACGGGGTGCAGGTCGGTGTCTCGAATCATGACATCGTTGTCTCAAGCGACGTCGTCGTCTTGGCCGTCAAACCGCAGGTGATGGCAGAAGCCCTCAAGGGAGTCGGCGCCGTATCGGCCAAGCGGCTCGTGATTTCAGTGGCTGCCGGCGTACGAATCAGCCGAATCATGGAAGCGTGTGGGCGGCACACCCGCGTCGTTCGTGCCATGCCGAATACGCCGGCGATGGTCGGGGAAGGGATGACGGCATTGGCGATCGGACCAGGAGTGGGTGAAGGCGGGATCGCCTGCGCCCGGCAGATCTTCGAATCAGTGGGTAGAGTCGTCTCTGTCGAGGAGCGTCTCATGGATGCGGTGACCGGGTTAAGCGGAAGCGGACCTGCATACGTGTTTCTCGCGATAGAAGCCATGGCCGATGGTGGGGTAAAAATGGGATTACCGAGAGAGACAGCCGGCCTGCTCGCAGCCCAAACCGTGTTGGGTGCCGCCCGATTGGTCTTGGAGACTGGGCAACATCCTGCTCGTCTCAAGGATCAGGTTGCCTCTCCCGGCGGAACGACCATCGCGGGCCTGCATCGACTGGAGCAGGGCGGCCTTCGAGCTGTGTTGATCGATGCTGTTGAAGCTGCCACGAAACGTTCTCAGGAGCTTGGAAGCTGA
- a CDS encoding YggT family protein, with protein MFVLGNTLLGFATVLDYALTFYSWIVIARALISWVNPDPWNPIVQFLTRATEPVLAPLRRRLGWGMGIDWSPLVVIVGIWFVQIAVVQSIKDFALRMN; from the coding sequence ATGTTCGTGCTGGGAAATACCTTGTTGGGCTTTGCGACCGTGCTGGATTATGCGTTGACGTTCTATAGCTGGATCGTGATTGCACGGGCACTTATCTCTTGGGTGAATCCGGACCCGTGGAATCCGATCGTCCAATTCCTGACTCGCGCAACGGAACCGGTCTTGGCTCCGCTCCGACGGAGACTGGGTTGGGGGATGGGCATCGATTGGTCGCCGCTGGTCGTCATTGTGGGGATCTGGTTTGTGCAGATTGCCGTGGTACAGTCGATTAAGG
- the pgeF gene encoding peptidoglycan editing factor PgeF translates to MTSPSVITVPAFADARSQIRHFFGTRRHAAGFDLEVGVPLRGLQGTASSSWTLSVKQVHGTDALVVDRALASTDRFIGGWDALVTDRSGVMVAVRTADCVPILMHDSKRRVVAAIHAGWRGAVAGIVPKTLALLQARFGSVPEEIRISIGPSAGVCCYEVDEPVLNNLRKEFSGWDKVIQSRKGGKTHLDLKALVKEQAQAFGAVPQSITTVNLCTICHADLFFSYRREGKVNGTMVSAIGLPLKRR, encoded by the coding sequence ATGACGAGTCCATCGGTTATTACTGTCCCGGCATTTGCGGATGCCCGGAGTCAGATCCGTCATTTTTTCGGGACCCGTCGGCATGCAGCGGGGTTCGACCTTGAAGTGGGTGTTCCATTGCGAGGGCTACAAGGGACCGCGTCGTCTTCATGGACGCTTTCTGTCAAGCAGGTTCATGGGACGGATGCCCTCGTAGTCGATCGCGCACTCGCTTCAACGGATCGATTTATCGGCGGATGGGACGCCTTGGTGACTGATCGGTCCGGGGTCATGGTAGCCGTGCGGACGGCGGATTGCGTTCCGATATTGATGCATGATTCCAAGCGTCGTGTCGTCGCCGCGATCCATGCCGGCTGGCGGGGAGCTGTTGCCGGGATCGTACCCAAAACACTGGCGCTGTTACAGGCTCGCTTCGGCTCAGTCCCTGAAGAGATCCGTATCAGTATCGGTCCGTCCGCCGGCGTCTGTTGCTATGAGGTGGATGAGCCCGTTCTGAACAACTTGCGTAAGGAGTTTTCAGGTTGGGACAAAGTGATTCAAAGCAGGAAGGGCGGAAAAACACACCTTGATTTGAAAGCCCTCGTCAAAGAACAAGCACAGGCCTTTGGGGCCGTTCCTCAGTCCATCACGACCGTGAACCTCTGTACCATTTGCCATGCAGATCTCTTTTTTTCCTATCGGCGAGAGGGCAAAGTCAACGGGACTATGGTCAGCGCAATCGGCTTGCCGCTGAAGCGAAGATAG
- a CDS encoding D-alanine--D-alanine ligase, producing the protein MPTGRMTDARIGVLMGGQSSEREISLKTGRAVHQSLIRRGYDAVPIDVTDRLHRDLENQKVAIAFLSLHGPGGEDGTVQGFLETLGIPYTGSGVRASAVGMHKAITKTLLAAHGVPVAAGTVVREDDRPSLSKILREARLELPVVVKPVSQGSTIGVTIVRRTGQWKEALALAHRYDPEVMVESYIPGHEAAVSILGTATGGSTVLPPIEIVAPEGFYDFSAKYQKGRTRYLCPAPFPPKVLRRVSELASRTYDVLGCEGAARVDFRITPRGRPYVLEINTVPGMTETSLLPMAAAQVGIGYDTLVERILQSALDRAARCAQAVNRESA; encoded by the coding sequence ATGCCGACTGGTCGAATGACAGATGCGCGGATCGGTGTGCTGATGGGGGGACAATCTTCGGAGCGGGAGATCTCTCTGAAAACCGGCCGGGCCGTCCATCAGTCGCTGATCCGCCGTGGGTACGATGCGGTGCCCATCGACGTCACCGATCGTCTCCATCGGGATTTGGAGAATCAGAAGGTGGCCATTGCCTTTCTCTCGCTGCATGGACCGGGGGGTGAAGACGGAACAGTCCAAGGGTTTCTCGAGACACTCGGTATTCCGTACACAGGGTCCGGCGTACGGGCGAGCGCCGTGGGAATGCATAAGGCGATCACCAAAACGTTATTGGCTGCGCATGGCGTTCCGGTTGCTGCCGGAACAGTCGTACGGGAAGATGACAGACCGTCACTGTCGAAGATTCTACGGGAGGCACGACTCGAATTACCCGTCGTCGTCAAGCCGGTATCTCAGGGCTCTACCATCGGGGTTACGATTGTGCGTCGTACGGGTCAATGGAAGGAGGCGCTCGCACTGGCGCATCGTTATGACCCGGAGGTGATGGTCGAAAGCTATATTCCGGGGCATGAAGCGGCCGTTTCCATCCTTGGGACGGCGACGGGCGGCTCGACCGTGCTCCCGCCGATTGAAATCGTGGCGCCCGAGGGTTTTTACGATTTCTCGGCCAAGTATCAGAAGGGCAGGACCCGGTACCTCTGTCCTGCTCCATTTCCTCCCAAGGTGCTTCGGCGAGTCAGTGAATTGGCGAGCCGAACCTACGACGTGTTGGGCTGCGAGGGGGCTGCCCGCGTGGATTTTCGAATCACTCCGAGAGGCCGTCCCTATGTCCTGGAAATCAACACCGTGCCCGGCATGACAGAAACCAGTCTGCTGCCGATGGCCGCAGCTCAAGTAGGAATCGGGTACGACACGTTGGTTGAGCGAATTCTGCAGTCGGCGCTCGATCGCGCGGCTCGGTGTGCACAAGCTGTCAATCGGGAGTCAGCGTGA
- the ftsZ gene encoding cell division protein FtsZ produces MFSFQEDVLSPVRIKVIGIGGAGCNAINTMITSGLARVDFIASNTDLQALDRSLASFKIQLGPERTRGLGAGAKPEVGRDAALESKEHIRECLEGADMVFVTAGMGGGTGTGAAPIVASIAREMGILTVGVVTKPFQYEGQRRHKHAEEGIRDLRRHVDTLLVIPNQRLLGIVDKSTPLLEAFKVADDVLRQAIQGIADVITTTGHVNVDFADVRTVMSHTGRAVMGMGISRGPNRAIEAAQKAMCSPLLEEGSVEGARGVLLNITGGPSMSLHEIEEAASIIQQTADPEANIIVGQVINPDLGEELVITVIATGFEREDDAAAATIGMDRGTNRPAKPVQPVLAGVGASVGMDRPMKDLDRPTFLRRMTDARESLDRVGLAAEDEWDVPTFLRKQAD; encoded by the coding sequence ATGTTCTCATTCCAGGAAGATGTGCTGTCGCCGGTCCGTATTAAGGTGATCGGGATCGGCGGCGCCGGATGCAACGCGATCAACACGATGATCACCTCCGGGTTAGCTCGTGTCGATTTTATCGCGAGCAACACCGACCTTCAGGCACTTGATCGGTCCCTGGCTTCCTTCAAGATCCAACTCGGCCCGGAACGGACCAGGGGGTTGGGTGCGGGGGCAAAGCCGGAAGTCGGTCGGGACGCGGCGCTTGAAAGCAAGGAGCACATCCGCGAATGTCTCGAAGGGGCCGATATGGTCTTCGTCACCGCGGGAATGGGTGGAGGAACCGGTACCGGAGCCGCTCCCATCGTGGCCAGCATTGCCCGCGAAATGGGTATTCTCACGGTAGGCGTCGTGACGAAGCCGTTTCAGTATGAAGGCCAACGGCGACACAAGCATGCCGAAGAGGGAATCCGGGACCTGCGCCGGCATGTCGATACGTTACTCGTGATTCCCAACCAGCGGTTGCTGGGGATCGTCGACAAATCAACTCCCCTGCTGGAAGCGTTCAAGGTTGCGGATGATGTATTGCGACAAGCCATTCAAGGCATCGCCGATGTCATTACCACCACAGGCCATGTGAACGTCGATTTTGCCGATGTCCGCACGGTGATGTCACACACCGGACGCGCGGTCATGGGCATGGGCATTTCCCGTGGGCCGAACCGGGCGATCGAAGCGGCCCAAAAAGCCATGTGCAGTCCTCTCTTGGAAGAAGGGAGTGTCGAAGGCGCCCGTGGGGTCCTGTTGAACATTACGGGAGGTCCCAGCATGTCGCTGCATGAAATCGAGGAGGCAGCATCCATCATTCAGCAGACGGCGGATCCGGAAGCCAATATCATTGTCGGGCAGGTCATCAACCCCGACCTGGGTGAGGAACTCGTCATTACGGTGATCGCGACCGGATTTGAACGAGAAGACGATGCAGCAGCTGCCACGATTGGGATGGACCGAGGAACCAATCGGCCGGCCAAACCTGTACAACCGGTGTTGGCAGGCGTGGGCGCCTCCGTTGGCATGGATCGGCCGATGAAGGATCTGGACCGCCCCACGTTTTTGAGACGAATGACCGATGCGCGTGAGTCCCTGGACCGAGTTGGTTTAGCGGCCGAAGATGAATGGGATGTTCCGACGTTTCTTCGCAAACAAGCGGACTAG